A window of the Deinococcus gobiensis I-0 genome harbors these coding sequences:
- a CDS encoding NAD(P)/FAD-dependent oxidoreductase, which produces MSDVLIVGAGLGALALAGDLRAAGADVRLLDKSRGGAGRAATRRVRLDRGREARLDHGARFFTARGERLRSLARAGEAAGWLRAWATGFPTWEAGEIRVDGGGEHPRYAPVDGLSALGRHLGEGLDVAYGVTAARLERGGAGWRVHDDGGGTHEARRLVLNLPAAQASALLGEHAPELRAALSGVTYDPCWAVGAVLEQDLAADWPALRFKGHPALDWAAREHTKRPAGHPPALMLHAHADWSRAHLEDRPGDVQAALLAAAAEVLGGFTPLHTFAHRWRYAQPARRAAGAHFWDAELKLGACGDGFTPDDHGTRVEAALLSGWSLAAALEAGA; this is translated from the coding sequence ATGAGTGACGTCCTGATCGTGGGGGCGGGGTTGGGCGCGCTGGCCCTGGCCGGCGACCTGCGCGCGGCGGGTGCGGACGTGCGCCTGCTGGACAAGTCGCGCGGCGGTGCGGGCCGGGCGGCGACCCGGCGCGTGCGTCTGGACAGGGGCCGCGAGGCCCGGCTCGACCACGGCGCCCGCTTCTTTACGGCGCGCGGCGAACGGCTGCGTTCCCTGGCCCGCGCCGGTGAGGCGGCGGGCTGGCTGCGTGCCTGGGCCACCGGCTTCCCGACCTGGGAAGCGGGCGAGATTCGGGTGGACGGAGGCGGCGAGCATCCCCGCTACGCGCCCGTGGATGGCCTGAGCGCCCTGGGCCGTCATCTGGGTGAAGGGTTGGACGTGGCCTACGGCGTCACGGCGGCGCGGCTGGAGCGGGGGGGCGCGGGTTGGCGTGTCCACGACGATGGGGGCGGCACCCACGAGGCCCGGCGGCTGGTCCTGAACCTGCCCGCCGCGCAGGCCTCGGCCCTGCTGGGCGAGCACGCGCCGGAGCTGCGCGCGGCCCTTTCCGGGGTGACCTACGACCCGTGCTGGGCGGTCGGGGCCGTGCTGGAGCAGGACCTCGCCGCCGACTGGCCTGCCCTGCGGTTCAAGGGTCATCCGGCGCTCGACTGGGCGGCGCGCGAGCATACCAAGCGCCCCGCCGGACATCCGCCCGCGCTGATGCTCCACGCCCACGCCGACTGGTCGCGGGCGCACCTCGAAGACCGCCCGGGGGACGTGCAGGCCGCCCTGCTGGCCGCCGCTGCCGAGGTTCTGGGCGGGTTCACGCCGCTGCACACCTTCGCCCACCGCTGGCGCTACGCCCAGCCCGCGCGCCGGGCCGCCGGGGCGCACTTCTGGGACGCCGAGCTGAAGCTGGGGGCCTGCGGCGACGGCTTTACCCCCGACGACCACGGCACGCGCGTCGAGGCGGCGCTGCTCAGCGGCTGGTCGCTGGCCGCCGCGCTGGAGGCCGGGGCATGA
- a CDS encoding HpcH/HpaI aldolase/citrate lyase family protein translates to MTPFRSVLYVPGDKPRAIEKARTLGADAVILDLEDAVAPEHKAAARENVQEALRSPWPVPVLVRVNGVGTPWEHEDREAALLAGVDGLVLPKVEDAQTVTELHLRVPLWAMIETPLGVLAAPRIAAAPGVAGLIAGANDLARALRTRPDPERGPLLHALSAVVLAARAYGRVPLDAVYNDVRDPGGFARECAQGRALGFAGKTVIHPGQVGAANAAYGVSEEDAREASALLAAWDEARAQGRSVATFRGALIETMHALEARETLAAWTPADGRGAP, encoded by the coding sequence ATGACTCCCTTCCGTTCGGTCCTGTACGTGCCCGGCGACAAGCCCCGCGCCATCGAGAAGGCGCGGACGCTGGGGGCAGACGCCGTGATCCTGGATCTGGAGGACGCCGTGGCCCCCGAGCACAAGGCGGCGGCGAGGGAGAATGTCCAGGAGGCGCTGCGTTCGCCCTGGCCGGTACCGGTCCTCGTCCGTGTCAACGGCGTGGGCACGCCCTGGGAGCACGAGGACCGCGAGGCCGCGCTGCTCGCCGGGGTGGACGGGCTGGTGCTGCCCAAGGTCGAGGACGCCCAGACCGTGACCGAACTGCATCTGCGGGTGCCCCTGTGGGCCATGATCGAGACACCGCTGGGGGTGTTGGCGGCCCCCCGGATCGCGGCGGCCCCCGGGGTGGCGGGCCTGATCGCCGGGGCCAACGACCTCGCCCGCGCGCTGCGGACCCGGCCGGACCCGGAGCGCGGACCACTGTTGCACGCGCTCTCGGCGGTGGTCCTCGCGGCGCGCGCCTACGGCCGGGTGCCGCTGGACGCCGTCTACAACGACGTGCGCGATCCGGGGGGATTTGCGCGCGAGTGCGCCCAGGGCCGCGCGCTGGGCTTCGCGGGCAAGACGGTCATCCATCCGGGGCAGGTGGGGGCCGCCAACGCCGCCTACGGGGTCAGCGAGGAGGACGCCCGCGAGGCCAGCGCCCTGCTCGCCGCCTGGGACGAGGCCCGCGCGCAGGGCCGGAGTGTCGCCACCTTCCGGGGAGCGCTCATCGAGACGATGCACGCCCTAGAGGCCCGTGAGACGCTCGCGGCGTGGACGCCTGCGGACGGCCGGGGAGCGCCGTGA
- a CDS encoding 2Fe-2S iron-sulfur cluster-binding protein, with amino-acid sequence MTQSSSEQPLRIQVEGHSEITAQEGERLVLALERGGVDILHRCGGVARCTTCRVEFLEGEPDLMTAAEYDKLTEKELLNVARLSCQIECAPGMRLRPLQTVSSSGLEAGKAPAETIMPEPVWTTRPGASTEG; translated from the coding sequence ATGACCCAGAGCAGCAGCGAACAGCCCCTCCGCATTCAGGTCGAGGGCCACAGCGAGATCACGGCGCAGGAGGGCGAGCGGCTGGTGCTGGCGCTGGAGCGCGGCGGGGTGGACATCCTGCACCGCTGCGGCGGCGTGGCGCGCTGCACGACCTGCCGCGTCGAGTTCCTGGAAGGCGAACCCGACCTGATGACGGCCGCCGAGTACGACAAGCTCACCGAAAAGGAACTGCTGAACGTGGCCCGCCTGTCCTGCCAGATCGAGTGCGCGCCCGGGATGCGCCTGCGGCCCCTCCAGACCGTGAGCAGCAGCGGCCTGGAGGCGGGCAAGGCCCCCGCCGAGACCATCATGCCCGAGCCGGTGTGGACGACCCGTCCCGGGGCCTCGACCGAGGGCTAG